In Mangifera indica cultivar Alphonso chromosome 1, CATAS_Mindica_2.1, whole genome shotgun sequence, a single genomic region encodes these proteins:
- the LOC123227994 gene encoding ubiquitin-conjugating enzyme E2 variant 1C-like, which produces MTLGSGGSSVVVPRNFRLLEELERGEKGIGDGTVSYGMDDGDDIYMRSWTGTVIGPHNTVHEGRIYQLKLFCDKDYPEKPPSVRFHSRINMTCVNHETGVVEAKKFGLLANWQREYTMEDILTQLKKEMAAPHNRKLVQPPEGTYF; this is translated from the exons ATGACGCTTGGCTCAGGAGGATCTAGTGTCGTGG TTCCTCGGAACTTCAGATTGTTAGAGGAACTTGAACGTGGAGAAAAAGGTATTGGAGATGGTACCGTCAGCTATGGGATGGATGATGGAGATGACATTTACATGCGCTCCTGGACTGGCACTGTCATCGGTCCTCACAAT ACTGTACATGAAGGTCGGATTTATCAATTGAAACTGTTCTGTGATAAAGATTATCCAGAGAAGCCACCAAGTGTTCGTTTTCATTCACGGATCAACATGACTTGTGTTAACCATGAAACTGGAGTG GTGGAAGCTAAAAAGTTTGGACTTCTTGCAAATTGGCAGCGAGAATACACAATGGAAGATATACTCACACAACTGAAGAAGGAGATGGCAGCCCCCCATAACCGGAAGCTGGTTCAACCTCCTGAGGGTACCTACTTCTAG
- the LOC123230038 gene encoding probable CCR4-associated factor 1 homolog 11 isoform X2 — protein MCAAKPPPSSPPRQIVIRSVFAENVEAELKIIGSLVDTYPIISMDTEFPGVVVRSEKDFRHQDPTENYVSLKANVDLLKLIQIGLTLSDEEGNLPDLGSGSMYYIWEFNFKDFDITYDAHAHDSVELLKRQGIDFEKNHKLGIDSVQFAEMLMSSGLVLNDAVTWVTFHSAYDFGYLVKCLKQRVLPENLNEFLNVLSVFFRGSVYDVKHLMRFCSNLHGGLDRVGKALNLERLIGKSHQAGSDSLFTLHAFLKIREKYFGGDDDRLEKCLTNLWGIWSLISAVWYFFLRGA, from the coding sequence atgtgtGCTGCTAAACCTCCACCGTCTTCTCCGCCGCGTCAGATCGTGATCCGTTCAGTATTTGCAGAGAATGTGGAGGCCGAACTCAAGATTATTGGATCTTTAGTTGATACTTATCCCATTATTTCCATGGATACGGAGTTTCCGGGCGTTGTGGTCCGATCAGAAAAAGATTTCCGCCACCAGGATCCGACTGAAAACTACGTCAGCCTGAAAGCTAACGTTGATTTGTTGAAGCTTATCCAAATTGGGCTCACTCTATCTGACGAAGAAGGGAATCTCCCGGATCTGGGGTCGGGTTCGATGTATTATATATGGGAGTTTAATTTCAAGGACTTTGATATCACGTATGATGCACATGCGCATGATTCGGTCGAGCTGTTAAAACGCCAGGGGATTGATTTTGAGAAAAATCACAAACTCGGGATCGACTCGGTACAATTCGCTGAGATGTTAATGTCATCAGGTTTGGTGTTAAACGACGCCGTTACGTGGGTGACATTCCATAGTGCGTATGATTTCGGGTACTTGGTAAAATGTTTGAAGCAGCGAGTTTTGCCTGAGAACTTAAACGAATTCTTGAATGTATTGAGTGTTTTCTTTAGGGGAAGCGTCTATGATGTGAAGCATCTGATGAGATTTTGCTCGAATTTGCATGGCGGACTGGATCGGGTTGGGAAGGCATTGAATTTGGAGCGGTTAATTGGGAAGAGTCATCAAGCTGGGTCGGATAGTTTGTTTACTTTGCACGCTTTTTTGAAGATCAGAGAGAAGTATTTTGGAGGAGATGATGACAGGCTTGAAAA
- the LOC123230038 gene encoding probable CCR4-associated factor 1 homolog 9 isoform X3 — translation MCAAKPPPSSPPRQIVIRSVFAENVEAELKIIGSLVDTYPIISMDTEFPGVVVRSEKDFRHQDPTENYVSLKANVDLLKLIQIGLTLSDEEGNLPDLGSGSMYYIWEFNFKDFDITYDAHAHDSVELLKRQGIDFEKNHKLGIDSVQFAEMLMSSGLVLNDAVTWVTFHSAYDFGYLVKCLKQRVLPENLNEFLNVLSVFFRGSVYDVKHLMRFCSNLHGGLDRVGKALNLERLIGKSHQAGSDSLFTLHAFLKIREKYFGGDDDRLEKVDL, via the exons atgtgtGCTGCTAAACCTCCACCGTCTTCTCCGCCGCGTCAGATCGTGATCCGTTCAGTATTTGCAGAGAATGTGGAGGCCGAACTCAAGATTATTGGATCTTTAGTTGATACTTATCCCATTATTTCCATGGATACGGAGTTTCCGGGCGTTGTGGTCCGATCAGAAAAAGATTTCCGCCACCAGGATCCGACTGAAAACTACGTCAGCCTGAAAGCTAACGTTGATTTGTTGAAGCTTATCCAAATTGGGCTCACTCTATCTGACGAAGAAGGGAATCTCCCGGATCTGGGGTCGGGTTCGATGTATTATATATGGGAGTTTAATTTCAAGGACTTTGATATCACGTATGATGCACATGCGCATGATTCGGTCGAGCTGTTAAAACGCCAGGGGATTGATTTTGAGAAAAATCACAAACTCGGGATCGACTCGGTACAATTCGCTGAGATGTTAATGTCATCAGGTTTGGTGTTAAACGACGCCGTTACGTGGGTGACATTCCATAGTGCGTATGATTTCGGGTACTTGGTAAAATGTTTGAAGCAGCGAGTTTTGCCTGAGAACTTAAACGAATTCTTGAATGTATTGAGTGTTTTCTTTAGGGGAAGCGTCTATGATGTGAAGCATCTGATGAGATTTTGCTCGAATTTGCATGGCGGACTGGATCGGGTTGGGAAGGCATTGAATTTGGAGCGGTTAATTGGGAAGAGTCATCAAGCTGGGTCGGATAGTTTGTTTACTTTGCACGCTTTTTTGAAGATCAGAGAGAAGTATTTTGGAGGAGATGATGACAGGCTTGAAAA GGTTGATTTGTAG